A single Cyprinus carpio isolate SPL01 chromosome A20, ASM1834038v1, whole genome shotgun sequence DNA region contains:
- the ftr79 gene encoding LOW QUALITY PROTEIN: E3 ubiquitin/ISG15 ligase TRIM25 (The sequence of the model RefSeq protein was modified relative to this genomic sequence to represent the inferred CDS: deleted 1 base in 1 codon), whose protein sequence is MAEAILGDQDQYSCSICLDLLRDPVTIPCGHSYCMSCIGECWNTNDLNGTYRCPQCRQTFKSKPPLNRSTVLAEIMEKLRSTESAQSLAGPGEIACDFCSGEMIKAVKSCLECRASYCQTHVQPHYNVPALKKHKLVKAAVIPVCPKHDKVLEVYCRTDQKCVCMHCLLDDHKGHDTVSSTIERNEKQIKLTDTQTKVKQTIQAKEKELQKMNMDIASHSDSAKKAVENSKKVFSELVKFIEKKSNEVIEKIKAEEKADLDQGAKLQKKLQEEITELKKREGVLEDLLQTDNNIQFLQNYEVVSYSSGSDGFPSHSFKPFCLYPDVNDLVCELKNRLETIFNQEINETVQKVSDLAIKNNPVCIKVGDRVRVKPSIKTPKYDWGSAITHKSVGVVKDIKSDKCLVIDFPGFASWRGLLSEIEPVTDDDEGGSSTLNCKIKIGDKVYVKPSVETPKYLWGSVSHKSIGSVINVQGETVTVNFPEQEGWLGEVSEMELVVSADLGSPSHAYLQDRETESV, encoded by the exons ATGGCAGAGGCTATACTTGGAGATCAGGACCAGTACAGCTGCTCAATATGTTTGGACTTGTTGCGGGATCCTGTGACCATTCCGTGTGGACATAGTTACTGCATGAGCTGTATAGGTGAGTGCTGGAATACAAATGATCTGAACGGGACCTATAGATGTCcacagtgcagacagaccttcaaaTCAAAACCTCCACTCAACAGAAGTACAGTGCTTGCTGAA ATAATGGAGAAACTGAGGAGCACAGAGTCTGCTCAAAGTCTTGCTGGGCCTGGAGAGATTGCGTGTGATTTCTGTTCTGGAGAAATGATCAAAGCTGTCAAGTCTTGTCTGGAGTGTCGAGCCTCTTACTGTCAAACACATGTACAACCCCACTATAATGTTCCTGCCCTGAAGAAACACAAGCTGGTGAAAGCTGCAGTCATCCCAGTATGCCCCAAACATGACAAGGTCCTTGAGGTTTACTGTCGAACGGACCAGAAATGTGTCTGCATGCACTGCTTACTGGATGACCACAAGGGCCATGACACAGTGTCATCTACAATAGAGCGCAACGAGAAACAG ATAAAACTCACAGACACTCAAACAAAAGTCAAGCAGACAATCCAGGCAAAAGAAAAAGAGCTGCAGAAGATGAATATGGACATCGCCTCTCATTCA GATTCTGCAAAGAAGGCAGTGGAGAACAGTAAGAAAGTCTTCAGTGAATTAGTCaaatttattgagaaaaaaagcaATGAGGTGATTGAAAAGATAAAAGCTGAAGAAAAGGCTGATCTGGATCAAGGAGCAAAGCTACAAAAGAAGCTGCAGGAGGAAATTACTGAGCTGAAGAAGAGGGAAGGAGTTCTTGAGGATCTTCTACAGACAGACAACAACATCCAGTTTCTTCAG AATTATGAGGTTGTGTCCTATTCTTCTGGGTCTGATGGCTTCCCCAGTCACTCTTTTAAGCCTTTCTGCCTTTATCCGGATGTAAACGATCTTGTTTGTGAACTTAAAAATCGGCTGGAGACTATTTTCAACCAGGAAATAAATGAAACTGTTCAAAAAG TTTCAGATCTGGCCATAAAGAACAATCCAGTCTGCATTAAGGTTGGAGACAGAGTCAGAGTGAAACCTTCTATTAAAACCCCAAAATATGATTGGGGTAGTGCTATCACACATAAGAGTGTGGGAGTGGTAAAAG ATATTAAAAGTGATAAGTGTTTGGTTATTGACTTTCCTGGATTTGCAAGCTGGAGAGGACTTCTTTCTGAAATTGAGCCAGtaactgatgatgatgagggtg GATCTTCAACTCTCAACTGCAAGATTAAAATAGGAGACAAGGTCTACGTGAAGCCATCTGTAGAAACGCCCAAATATCTATGGGGTTCAGTCAGCCATAAAAGCATTGGCAGTGTCATAA